A stretch of the Thermotoga sp. genome encodes the following:
- a CDS encoding ATP-dependent Clp protease proteolytic subunit gives MSDIGTLIFQIFWMLLIFSLIIPFLKNSALKSAREALIRTLERKRNSRVITLIHRTESISFLGFPMRRYIDIEDSEEVLRAIKLTPEDMPIDLIVHTPGGLVLAAEQIARALKKHKGKVTVFVPHYAMSGGTLIALAADEVVMDENAVLGPLDPQIGNMPAPSILAAVRKKDVNEVDDQTLILADIAEKAIKQIKEFVTEILKDKLPEEKVREVAEKLCEGNWTHDYPLTVDKLKEIGLQVSTNMPQEVYDLMDLYKQSEPKRPSVSYVPAPYYKGRETRGEDR, from the coding sequence GTGTCGGACATTGGCACTCTGATCTTCCAGATATTTTGGATGCTTCTCATTTTTTCTCTCATCATCCCTTTCCTGAAGAATTCTGCTCTCAAGTCAGCGAGAGAGGCCTTGATAAGAACCCTCGAAAGGAAGAGAAACAGCCGTGTGATCACCCTCATTCACAGAACAGAATCCATCAGTTTCCTTGGTTTCCCGATGAGACGTTACATAGATATAGAAGACTCCGAAGAGGTTTTGAGAGCGATAAAGCTAACTCCGGAAGACATGCCTATAGATCTGATAGTCCACACTCCAGGAGGGCTGGTCCTGGCGGCAGAACAGATAGCGAGAGCCCTGAAAAAGCACAAAGGAAAAGTTACTGTTTTCGTTCCACACTACGCCATGTCCGGGGGAACTCTGATAGCGCTCGCAGCGGATGAAGTCGTCATGGATGAAAACGCTGTCTTGGGACCTCTCGATCCCCAGATTGGGAACATGCCTGCGCCTTCTATCCTCGCTGCCGTCAGAAAGAAAGACGTGAACGAAGTTGATGATCAAACCTTGATCCTGGCGGACATCGCTGAGAAGGCAATAAAACAGATAAAGGAGTTTGTTACTGAAATTTTGAAGGACAAACTACCGGAGGAGAAAGTAAGGGAGGTAGCTGAAAAACTCTGTGAGGGAAATTGGACCCATGATTATCCCTTGACTGTTGACAAATTGAAGGAAATCGGTTTACAGGTGAGTACCAACATGCCTCAGGAAGTGTACGATCTGATGGATCTCTACAAACAGTCCGAGCCGAAGAGACCTTCTGTCAGCTACGTTCCAGCTCCTTACTACAAAGGAAGGGAAACACGCGGTGAAGATAGATGA
- a CDS encoding ribonuclease HII — MKIDDFYREEYGLVAGIDEAGRGCLAGPVVAAAVVLEYDIEGVYDSKQLTPKMRERLFNEIIEKAVIGIGMATPEEIDLQNIFKATRLAMNRALENLSVRPSFVIVDGKGIELNAPGACLVGGDKKSKLIGAASIIAKVVRDRLMEKLHDLYPQFSFHRHKGYATKDHLNEIRLHGVLPVHRMSFKPVLENLSKERLVDFLEKKLISKERFDRILSLLEAREGVVLGQKRVRHNFTLFQTRGQS; from the coding sequence GTGAAGATAGATGATTTCTACAGAGAAGAATACGGTCTAGTTGCGGGAATAGACGAAGCCGGTAGAGGATGTTTGGCAGGGCCAGTTGTAGCTGCCGCTGTTGTCTTGGAGTACGATATAGAGGGTGTGTACGACTCTAAACAACTCACACCGAAAATGAGAGAAAGGCTGTTCAATGAGATAATAGAAAAAGCGGTTATTGGGATCGGTATGGCCACACCAGAGGAGATAGATCTGCAGAACATATTCAAGGCCACAAGGCTCGCGATGAATCGGGCTTTGGAGAATCTTTCTGTGAGACCTTCTTTCGTGATCGTCGATGGGAAGGGCATTGAGTTGAACGCTCCTGGCGCCTGTTTAGTTGGAGGTGACAAGAAGAGCAAGCTTATAGGAGCGGCATCGATCATTGCTAAGGTGGTCAGAGACAGACTGATGGAGAAATTACACGATCTGTACCCCCAATTTTCCTTTCACAGACACAAAGGTTACGCCACAAAAGATCACCTGAATGAGATCCGTCTCCATGGAGTCCTTCCTGTTCACAGAATGAGCTTTAAACCAGTTCTGGAGAATCTTTCCAAAGAAAGGCTCGTGGACTTCCTGGAAAAGAAACTCATTTCAAAGGAACGTTTTGATAGAATATTGAGTCTTCTGGAGGCGAGAGAAGGTGTGGTTCTCGGGCAAAAAAGAGTCAGACATAATTTCACTCTTTTTCAAACACGTGGACAAAGTTGA
- a CDS encoding TIGR00153 family protein: MWFSGKKESDIISLFFKHVDKVEETLVCVFNLLKNFLEGSDEIDILYQRAQRLESEADRLRRKTELEMYSGAFLPNFRGDLLGLIESLDKVANKAEYVADILVLQKPGIPSEIRDLILKQMDYSLKAFKSLKMALKYLFEELDKVGDYVLEVERYEHEEDLVEREALRKLFEMETDKCTKLEAKEIIRSIGDIADRTEDVSDRVEIVLLKRRF, translated from the coding sequence GTGTGGTTCTCGGGCAAAAAAGAGTCAGACATAATTTCACTCTTTTTCAAACACGTGGACAAAGTTGAAGAAACGCTGGTATGCGTGTTCAATTTGTTGAAAAACTTCTTGGAAGGATCGGACGAGATCGACATTCTTTATCAGCGTGCTCAAAGGCTGGAGAGCGAAGCGGACAGGCTCAGAAGGAAAACCGAGTTGGAGATGTACAGCGGTGCCTTCTTGCCGAACTTTCGCGGAGACCTTCTAGGGTTGATAGAGTCCCTGGACAAAGTTGCGAACAAGGCGGAATACGTAGCGGATATTCTGGTTCTCCAGAAACCTGGGATTCCTTCAGAGATAAGAGATCTCATCCTGAAACAGATGGATTACTCTCTGAAGGCTTTCAAATCACTGAAAATGGCGTTGAAATATCTCTTTGAAGAATTGGACAAGGTGGGAGATTACGTTCTAGAAGTTGAAAGGTATGAGCACGAGGAAGATCTGGTGGAAAGAGAGGCGCTGAGAAAGCTCTTTGAGATGGAAACTGACAAATGCACAAAGCTCGAAGCAAAAGAGATCATCAGAAGTATAGGAGATATCGCAGACAGGACAGAAGACGTCTCTGACAGGGTGGAGATCGTGCTCTTGAAGAGGAGGTTCTAA
- the mazG gene encoding nucleoside triphosphate pyrophosphohydrolase: MGKTGKLFEELVSLMEKLRSPKGCEWDRKQTHESLKPYLIEECYELIEAIDKKDDEMMEEELGDVLLQVVFHSQIAKERKAFSIDDVVEHLNSKLVRRHPHVFGNSPGYSYKQWEDIKAREKGKERSSRVGEINPLVPALSMARRIQENAAQVGFDWNDIDGVYEKIEEELEELKKAKNTGEVEEELGDLLFSIVNLSRFLKVDPESALRKATRKFVERFRKMEELIERDGLVLEELPSEELDEYWKKAKGGDEE, encoded by the coding sequence ATGGGAAAAACTGGCAAGCTTTTTGAAGAGCTCGTATCCCTCATGGAGAAGCTTCGCTCTCCAAAAGGTTGCGAGTGGGACAGAAAACAAACCCATGAGAGCCTGAAACCTTATCTCATCGAGGAATGTTACGAGCTGATCGAAGCGATTGATAAGAAGGATGACGAAATGATGGAAGAAGAACTCGGAGATGTTTTACTCCAGGTGGTGTTTCATTCCCAGATTGCAAAAGAAAGAAAGGCTTTCTCCATAGACGATGTGGTTGAACATCTCAACTCCAAGCTTGTCAGACGTCATCCCCATGTTTTTGGAAACAGTCCAGGGTACTCCTATAAACAATGGGAAGACATAAAAGCTCGGGAGAAGGGAAAGGAGAGATCATCAAGAGTTGGAGAGATAAACCCTCTTGTTCCCGCCCTCTCCATGGCGAGAAGAATACAGGAAAACGCTGCACAGGTAGGATTCGATTGGAACGATATCGACGGGGTGTACGAAAAAATAGAAGAAGAACTGGAAGAACTCAAAAAGGCAAAAAACACAGGTGAAGTAGAGGAGGAACTTGGTGATCTTCTCTTCTCCATAGTCAATTTGTCTAGGTTCTTAAAGGTCGATCCTGAATCTGCCCTCAGAAAAGCCACCAGGAAGTTCGTAGAAAGATTCAGGAAGATGGAAGAACTGATAGAGAGGGACGGACTGGTGCTGGAGGAATTGCCTTCCGAAGAGCTGGATGAATATTGGAAGAAGGCGAAAGGAGGAGATGAGGAATGA
- a CDS encoding peptidyl-prolyl cis-trans isomerase encodes MKKAFFITLLLATVTFFSQATTTSSTVVAIVNGESITADLLELEADVDGILKSVAQIDMRFFDVLTETEEGLKLLLKYKLEVLNSLIDDLIVQQLAEREGVGVTDEEVNTEVERRLKETVESMGITLEDLDKFLRSAGYGDLETFKKRLSWHMKTQLSLQRLQEKITENATVTLEEAQNYYDQNKETYRIPAAVHLYRITAKEKDKIDEALSRIRKGEDFLEVATKVATGGDLGWIEEGKLEKDIESVIFDAPEGAILGPFESKGGFVLYKIVEKRATSYKSFDEVKEEIVNKLLSDKRSQLWKDWFNKVFEDFKKNSQIEIKLGGNVQ; translated from the coding sequence ATGAAAAAGGCTTTCTTCATAACCCTTTTGTTAGCGACGGTCACTTTCTTTTCACAGGCAACAACCACCTCCAGTACGGTGGTTGCCATTGTCAACGGTGAATCGATCACTGCGGATCTTCTTGAGCTTGAAGCGGACGTGGACGGCATCCTCAAGAGTGTCGCACAGATCGATATGAGATTCTTCGACGTTCTCACGGAAACCGAGGAAGGGCTGAAACTGCTTTTGAAATACAAACTGGAGGTTCTGAACTCTTTGATCGATGATCTTATTGTTCAGCAGCTTGCAGAAAGAGAAGGTGTTGGTGTAACAGATGAAGAAGTGAACACGGAGGTTGAGAGAAGGCTCAAAGAAACCGTAGAATCGATGGGTATAACTCTTGAAGACCTGGACAAATTCCTGCGGAGTGCAGGTTATGGTGATCTTGAAACGTTCAAAAAGCGTCTCAGTTGGCACATGAAAACCCAGCTCTCGCTTCAGAGGCTTCAGGAGAAGATCACCGAAAATGCAACCGTGACCCTCGAAGAAGCTCAGAATTACTATGATCAGAACAAAGAAACATACAGGATACCCGCAGCCGTTCATCTCTACAGAATCACTGCCAAGGAAAAAGACAAGATCGACGAGGCTCTCTCGAGGATTAGAAAGGGAGAAGATTTCCTCGAGGTCGCTACCAAGGTGGCAACTGGAGGAGACTTGGGATGGATCGAAGAAGGAAAACTGGAGAAAGACATAGAAAGTGTTATCTTCGATGCACCGGAGGGAGCCATACTCGGTCCGTTTGAATCAAAAGGTGGATTCGTACTTTACAAGATAGTTGAAAAGAGAGCAACCTCCTATAAGAGTTTCGATGAAGTGAAGGAAGAGATCGTCAACAAACTGCTTTCGGACAAAAGGTCTCAGTTGTGGAAAGATTGGTTCAACAAGGTGTTCGAAGACTTCAAGAAGAACAGCCAGATAGAGATAAAACTTGGGGGGAATGTTCAGTGA
- the mtnA gene encoding S-methyl-5-thioribose-1-phosphate isomerase has product MRLKTKTMEWTGNSLRLLDQRKLPFIEKYVECRTHEEVAHAIKEMIVRGAPAIGVAAAFGYVLGFREHKNGDTKEWMKQVKETLSRTRPTAVNLFWALDRMEKVFFENLKNENLGEILEEEALKIAYEDIETNRAIGRNGAELIEDGSTILTHCNAGALATVDYGTALGVIRAAVESGKRVRIFADETRPYLQGARLTAWELMKDGIEVYVITDNMAGWLMKRGMIDAVVVGADRIALNGDTANKIGTYSLAVLARRNSVPFYVAAPTSTIDPTIKSGDEIPIEERRAEEVTHCGGSRIAPEGVKVLNPAFDVTENSLITAIITEKGVIRPPFEENIKKILEV; this is encoded by the coding sequence GTGAGACTGAAAACAAAGACGATGGAGTGGACGGGGAATTCACTGAGATTGCTGGACCAGAGAAAACTTCCCTTCATCGAAAAGTACGTAGAATGCAGGACACATGAAGAGGTTGCCCATGCGATAAAGGAGATGATAGTCAGAGGGGCCCCTGCTATAGGAGTTGCAGCCGCCTTCGGTTATGTGCTGGGCTTTAGAGAACACAAAAATGGTGACACAAAAGAATGGATGAAGCAGGTGAAAGAGACTCTCTCCAGAACGAGGCCCACGGCTGTGAATCTATTCTGGGCCTTGGATAGGATGGAAAAAGTTTTTTTCGAAAACCTCAAGAACGAAAATCTCGGAGAGATTCTCGAGGAAGAAGCCCTGAAAATAGCGTATGAGGATATAGAAACGAACAGAGCAATTGGTAGGAACGGAGCAGAACTCATAGAAGACGGTTCGACCATCCTTACCCATTGCAACGCGGGAGCCCTGGCGACGGTGGATTACGGCACAGCCCTCGGAGTGATAAGGGCTGCCGTGGAATCCGGCAAACGTGTGAGAATATTCGCCGACGAGACGCGTCCCTACCTCCAAGGAGCAAGGCTCACTGCCTGGGAGCTCATGAAAGATGGCATAGAAGTTTATGTCATAACGGACAACATGGCAGGATGGCTCATGAAAAGAGGGATGATAGACGCCGTGGTCGTGGGAGCGGACAGAATAGCCTTGAACGGGGACACCGCGAATAAAATAGGAACTTACTCGCTCGCCGTTCTTGCAAGAAGAAACAGCGTCCCCTTTTACGTAGCAGCTCCTACTTCAACGATAGACCCAACGATAAAAAGCGGTGACGAAATACCGATAGAGGAAAGGAGAGCAGAAGAAGTAACTCACTGCGGTGGAAGCAGGATCGCACCGGAGGGGGTAAAGGTTTTAAACCCAGCTTTCGATGTTACGGAGAACTCTCTGATAACAGCGATCATAACAGAAAAAGGGGTTATCAGACCGCCTTTT